The Pseudomonas wenzhouensis genome has a segment encoding these proteins:
- a CDS encoding TauD/TfdA dioxygenase family protein, which yields MSAVAHTPSATSAQSFAIRPFDAPLGAEIIGLDLTRPLSDEDFARIHRAHLDHALLVFRDQRITPEQQIAFSRRFGPLQIHVLRQFLLSNHSEIFIISNIIENGQPIGLGDAGKFWHSDLSYKELPSLGSMLLAQELPEEGGDTLFASQQLAYETLPAALRQAIDGKRAAHSYTARYADQVFAGVHRPTLTEAQLAEVKAVVHPVVRTHPETGRKGLFVNENFTTHILDVPEDESRQILAELYAHSARPEFIYRHQWQPHDLVFWDNRALIHLATGCPSQLRRRMHRTTIQGDAPF from the coding sequence ATGTCGGCAGTAGCTCATACCCCCTCTGCGACGTCGGCGCAGTCGTTCGCAATTCGCCCCTTCGATGCGCCCCTGGGCGCCGAGATCATCGGTCTGGATCTGACCCGGCCGCTGAGCGATGAGGACTTCGCCCGCATCCATCGCGCCCATCTCGATCATGCGCTGCTGGTGTTCCGTGACCAGCGCATCACCCCCGAACAGCAGATCGCCTTCAGCCGCCGTTTTGGCCCATTGCAGATCCATGTGCTCAGGCAGTTCCTGCTCAGCAATCACTCGGAGATCTTCATCATCTCCAACATCATCGAGAACGGTCAGCCCATCGGTCTGGGCGATGCGGGCAAGTTCTGGCATTCGGATCTGTCCTACAAGGAGCTTCCCAGCCTCGGTTCCATGCTGCTGGCCCAGGAGCTGCCGGAGGAGGGCGGCGATACGCTGTTCGCCAGCCAGCAACTGGCCTATGAAACCCTGCCCGCCGCGCTGCGTCAGGCCATCGACGGCAAACGCGCCGCGCATTCCTACACCGCGCGCTATGCCGATCAAGTGTTCGCCGGTGTTCACCGCCCGACGCTGACCGAGGCGCAATTGGCCGAAGTCAAGGCAGTGGTGCATCCGGTGGTACGCACCCACCCGGAAACCGGGCGCAAGGGATTGTTCGTCAACGAGAACTTCACCACCCATATTCTCGACGTTCCCGAGGACGAGAGCCGGCAAATTCTCGCCGAACTCTATGCCCACAGCGCCCGCCCCGAGTTCATCTACCGCCACCAGTGGCAGCCGCATGACCTGGTGTTCTGGGACAACCGCGCGCTGATCCATCTGGCTACCGGTTGCCCGAGCCAACTGCGCCGGCGCATGCACCGCACGACCATCCAGGGCGACGCGCCGTTCTGA
- a CDS encoding aliphatic sulfonate ABC transporter substrate-binding protein: MPHTHSKRSTLIAASLAIGLFVAPLTEAAEQLRIGYQKSSTLISLLKSQGTLEKALADQDIKISWHEFPNGQPLLEALNVGNIDLSADVADTVPVFAQAAGADLAYFAQEAPSPSAQAIIVREDSPIKTLADIKGKKVAVTKAAGVHYLLIAALNKAGLKFSDIEPAYLTPADGRAAFENRKVDAWVTWEPFLSGAQQQLPTRILADGRGLADYQRYYLTSATFAKNHPQVLQTVFAELVKTGDWLRANPRQAAEILGPLWGNLDPAIVEKANAKRSYQVRLVQPDSLAEQQKIADAFYGASLLPTSLDAREVSIWSPQ; the protein is encoded by the coding sequence ATGCCCCACACTCATTCCAAACGCAGCACACTGATCGCCGCCTCGCTGGCCATCGGCCTGTTCGTCGCTCCGCTCACCGAGGCCGCCGAGCAACTGCGCATCGGCTACCAGAAGTCCTCCACGCTGATCAGCCTGCTGAAGAGCCAGGGCACCCTGGAAAAAGCGCTGGCCGATCAGGACATCAAGATCAGCTGGCACGAATTCCCCAACGGCCAACCGCTGCTGGAGGCGCTCAACGTCGGCAATATCGACCTCTCCGCCGATGTCGCCGACACCGTGCCGGTATTCGCCCAGGCCGCCGGCGCCGACCTCGCCTATTTTGCCCAGGAAGCACCCTCCCCCAGTGCGCAAGCGATCATCGTGCGCGAGGATTCGCCGATCAAAACCCTGGCCGACATCAAGGGCAAAAAGGTCGCCGTGACCAAGGCAGCCGGTGTGCATTACCTGCTGATCGCCGCGCTGAACAAGGCTGGCCTGAAGTTCAGCGACATCGAACCGGCCTACCTGACCCCAGCCGACGGCCGCGCCGCCTTCGAGAACCGCAAGGTGGACGCCTGGGTCACCTGGGAACCCTTCCTCAGCGGCGCGCAGCAACAGCTGCCGACGCGCATTCTCGCCGACGGCAGGGGGCTGGCCGATTACCAGCGCTACTACCTGACCAGCGCCACCTTCGCCAAGAACCACCCACAGGTGCTGCAGACCGTGTTTGCCGAGCTGGTGAAGACCGGCGACTGGCTGCGCGCCAACCCGCGCCAGGCGGCCGAAATCCTTGGCCCGCTGTGGGGCAACCTCGACCCGGCCATCGTCGAGAAAGCCAACGCCAAGCGCAGCTACCAGGTGCGTCTGGTACAGCCGGATAGCCTCGCCGAGCAGCAGAAGATCGCCGATGCCTTCTACGGCGCCAGCCTGCTGCCGACCTCGCTGGATGCCCGCGAAGTCAGCATCTGGAGCCCGCAATGA
- a CDS encoding sulfurtransferase → MKIKTLFGAGALLAAALLQSVTAHAASEYLVSTDWLEKNLKDPRVRIIEVSVVPGVYERGHIPGAVNFAWHSDLVDPVRRDIASQEAFQQLLRKAGVNDDSTTILYGDNNNWFAAWGAWVFDVYGVDNVKLLDGGRAKWEAEGRQLDSRASTPKAGNVTVQAANKELRAFLPDVLAAAEKRSDVQLVDIRSPDEYNGKVFAPQGVQELAVRAGHVPGAVNVPWGQAVAADGTFKSAEELKKVYGAVGIDGSKPIITYCRIGERSSHTWFALKKILGYDVRNYDGSWTEYGNAVGVPMVNVAGTVWGGK, encoded by the coding sequence ATGAAGATCAAGACCCTATTCGGCGCCGGCGCATTGCTCGCCGCCGCTCTGCTGCAATCGGTGACTGCGCATGCCGCCAGCGAATACCTGGTCAGCACTGACTGGCTGGAAAAGAACCTGAAAGATCCCAGGGTGCGCATCATCGAAGTCAGCGTGGTGCCCGGCGTCTACGAGCGCGGGCATATCCCCGGCGCGGTGAACTTCGCCTGGCACAGCGACCTGGTCGACCCGGTACGCCGCGATATCGCCAGCCAGGAAGCCTTCCAGCAGTTACTGCGCAAAGCCGGAGTGAATGACGACAGCACCACCATCCTCTACGGCGACAACAACAACTGGTTCGCGGCCTGGGGCGCCTGGGTGTTCGACGTGTATGGCGTGGATAACGTCAAACTGCTCGACGGTGGCCGCGCCAAATGGGAAGCCGAAGGCCGCCAACTGGACAGCCGCGCCAGCACGCCGAAAGCCGGTAACGTCACGGTGCAGGCCGCCAACAAGGAGCTGCGCGCCTTCCTCCCGGATGTGCTGGCCGCCGCCGAAAAGCGCAGCGACGTGCAGTTGGTGGATATCCGTTCGCCGGACGAATACAACGGCAAGGTGTTCGCCCCGCAGGGCGTGCAGGAGCTGGCGGTGCGCGCCGGCCACGTGCCTGGCGCGGTGAACGTGCCCTGGGGCCAGGCGGTGGCCGCTGACGGCACCTTCAAATCGGCTGAAGAGCTGAAGAAGGTCTACGGCGCAGTCGGCATCGACGGCAGCAAGCCGATCATCACCTACTGCCGCATCGGCGAGCGCTCCAGCCACACCTGGTTCGCCCTGAAGAAAATCCTCGGCTACGACGTGCGCAACTACGACGGTTCCTGGACCGAATATGGCAATGCCGTGGGCGTGCCGATGGTAAACGTGGCCGGCACCGTCTGGGGCGGCAAGTAA
- a CDS encoding YeeE/YedE family protein, with amino-acid sequence MTASIVSTRAMLPITLAGLLALALLAFIWQLSDGSNQGRAFSYSLASGALFGLFLQRSRFCFFCVTRDFIERRVPDGLLGLLAALAVGTLGYHAVFGAFLPDPSGGRLPPDAHIGPLSWVLALAATVFGVGMAISGSCISAHLYRLGEGHFASLATLAGALLGFALGFLSWNPLYLAALQEAPVLWLPGRFGYGASLLLQLILLGTLAAWLLRYRQASSQAQIHGLWSLLFGARWPSWVGGVLIGGLAVLAYFRVAPLGVTAELGSLARTSADNLGWLPPRLEGLDGFSGCATVIKETLLSNNGLFILGLVFGSWASALAAGDYRPSTGAPRDWLRGLLGGVLLGWGSLLALGCTVGTLLSGIMAGAASGWVFGLFCLFGIVLGLRLRACLRLG; translated from the coding sequence ATGACCGCCAGTATCGTCTCCACTCGCGCCATGCTGCCCATCACCCTGGCGGGCCTGCTCGCTCTCGCCCTGCTCGCCTTCATCTGGCAACTGTCCGATGGCAGCAACCAGGGCCGCGCCTTCAGCTACTCGCTGGCCAGCGGCGCGCTGTTCGGTCTGTTTCTACAGCGCTCACGCTTCTGCTTCTTCTGCGTCACCCGCGACTTTATCGAACGCCGCGTGCCAGACGGCCTGCTCGGTCTGCTCGCTGCCCTGGCGGTCGGTACCCTTGGCTATCACGCGGTATTCGGCGCCTTCCTGCCTGATCCCAGCGGCGGGCGTCTGCCCCCGGATGCCCATATCGGCCCGCTGAGCTGGGTGCTGGCGCTGGCTGCCACGGTATTCGGCGTCGGCATGGCGATTTCCGGCTCGTGCATCAGCGCGCATCTGTATCGACTCGGCGAAGGTCACTTCGCCTCACTGGCCACGCTGGCCGGCGCGTTGCTTGGCTTCGCCCTCGGCTTTCTCAGCTGGAATCCGCTGTATCTGGCCGCCCTGCAGGAAGCGCCCGTGCTCTGGCTGCCTGGCCGGTTCGGCTACGGCGCCTCACTGCTGCTGCAATTGATCCTGCTCGGCACGCTCGCCGCCTGGCTGCTGCGTTATCGCCAAGCCAGCAGCCAGGCACAGATTCACGGGCTGTGGTCACTGCTGTTCGGTGCGCGCTGGCCAAGCTGGGTCGGCGGTGTACTGATCGGCGGGCTGGCGGTGCTGGCCTACTTTCGCGTCGCACCGCTGGGGGTGACCGCCGAACTGGGTAGCCTGGCGCGCACCAGCGCGGACAACCTGGGTTGGCTGCCGCCGCGCCTGGAGGGGCTGGATGGCTTTTCCGGCTGCGCCACAGTGATCAAGGAAACCCTGCTATCGAACAACGGCCTGTTCATCCTCGGCCTGGTGTTCGGCTCCTGGGCCAGTGCATTGGCAGCCGGTGATTATCGCCCCAGCACTGGCGCGCCTCGCGACTGGCTACGCGGCCTGCTCGGCGGTGTACTGCTGGGCTGGGGCAGCCTGCTCGCACTGGGCTGCACGGTAGGCACGCTGCTCTCGGGCATCATGGCCGGCGCCGCCTCGGGCTGGGTGTTCGGCCTGTTCTGCCTGTTTGGCATCGTGCTGGGGCTCAGGCTCAGAGCGTGCCTGCGCCTGGGGTAA
- a CDS encoding OprD family porin, with protein MKKTTLALAVAATTLSQVASADFISDSKATLDLRNLYFNSDNRESQNYSGQTEEWGQGFILNFQSGYTEGTVGFGIDAIGLLGVRLDGGGRNVTPAKAGQDRTPGQLFPLDTDGSAVSDYSKAGVTAKARISKTELRIGTLQPKLPVVTFNDGRLLPQLFEGGQITSSEIDGLTLTAGQLEHAKGRSSTDSRGLSIAGANSGATSQFVNTFYFAGGDYKLTKDLTAQYYYGNLEDFYKQHFLGLIHNYGLGGGNLKTDLRYFYSDSDGKNSSAAGRAEGYRSSGYWAAGDSDRFEVDNRTWSALFTYSHSGHELSAGYQQVSGNSAFPFLNQGDGATSYLITDRQIGKFASAGERTWLAGYGYDFGKLGIPGLKASLTYLSGDNIDNATGDKTEWERDFRLDYVLQEGVLKGLGLSWRNASLRSEVANDTDENRLYVTYSLPLL; from the coding sequence ATGAAAAAAACCACCCTGGCCTTGGCCGTAGCCGCCACCACCCTGAGCCAAGTGGCCTCTGCCGATTTCATCAGTGACAGCAAGGCCACCCTCGACCTGCGCAACCTGTACTTCAACTCCGACAACCGTGAAAGTCAGAACTACTCCGGCCAGACCGAAGAGTGGGGCCAGGGCTTCATCCTCAACTTCCAGTCCGGTTACACCGAAGGCACGGTCGGCTTCGGCATTGACGCCATCGGCCTGCTCGGCGTGCGCCTGGACGGTGGCGGTCGCAACGTCACGCCCGCCAAGGCTGGCCAGGACCGTACCCCGGGGCAACTGTTCCCGCTGGATACTGACGGGTCGGCCGTCAGTGACTACAGCAAGGCCGGCGTGACCGCCAAGGCGCGTATTTCCAAGACCGAGCTGCGCATCGGCACCCTGCAACCGAAGCTACCGGTCGTGACCTTCAACGATGGTCGCCTGCTCCCGCAACTGTTCGAGGGCGGGCAGATCACCTCCAGCGAGATCGACGGCCTGACCCTCACCGCCGGCCAGTTGGAGCACGCCAAGGGGCGTAGTTCCACCGATTCGCGTGGCCTGTCGATCGCCGGTGCCAACAGCGGGGCAACCAGCCAGTTCGTCAACACCTTCTATTTTGCCGGTGGCGACTACAAGCTGACCAAGGACCTGACCGCGCAGTACTACTACGGCAACCTGGAAGACTTCTACAAACAACACTTCCTCGGCCTGATCCACAACTACGGGCTGGGCGGCGGCAACCTCAAGACCGACCTGCGCTACTTCTACAGCGACTCCGATGGCAAGAACAGCAGCGCTGCCGGGCGCGCCGAAGGCTACCGCAGCAGCGGCTACTGGGCCGCTGGCGACAGTGACAGGTTCGAGGTGGATAACCGCACCTGGAGCGCCCTGTTCACCTACAGCCACAGCGGTCATGAACTGAGCGCCGGCTATCAGCAGGTTTCGGGCAACAGTGCCTTCCCTTTCCTCAATCAGGGTGATGGTGCCACCTCCTACCTGATCACCGACCGTCAGATCGGCAAGTTCGCCAGCGCTGGCGAGCGCACCTGGCTGGCAGGCTACGGCTACGACTTCGGCAAGCTGGGCATACCGGGGCTGAAGGCATCGCTGACCTACCTGTCCGGTGACAACATCGACAACGCCACGGGCGACAAGACGGAATGGGAGCGTGACTTCCGTCTGGATTACGTCTTGCAGGAAGGCGTCCTCAAAGGGCTCGGCTTGTCCTGGCGTAATGCCAGCCTGCGCAGCGAAGTGGCCAACGACACCGACGAGAACCGTCTGTACGTGACCTACAGCCTGCCGCTGCTCTGA
- a CDS encoding acyl-CoA dehydrogenase family protein — MSAEARLHPSLRDEPLFAAHLFPVDFGSRTAKVERLARRLAVSAVERDRAGGSAQAERELIRESGLLTLAVPQQYGGQGVAWPEIYRIVRYLAAVDSSLAHLFAFQHLQVATILLFGTPDQQRHWLTRTVQERWFWGNATNGRDTGLKLSTREEHYELNGSKSFCSGALGADALVISAPRGKNPEDRVFIVLPSQREGLAVNSDWDGFGQRQTDSGTVQFEQVFVDAGELLGPVGPSPRTTLRACLSQLILTQLYLGNAQGALDAALRYTREQSRAWPASGVANASDDPFIQQRYGELWLRYRSALPLAEHAAQRLQAAWEKPALTAAERAEVALAISEAKVVAVRAALDITSQIFEAMGARATSSRYGFDRFWRNVRVHSLHDPIDYKVRDLGHWLLSGQGPQASLYS; from the coding sequence ATGAGTGCCGAGGCCCGCCTACATCCCAGCCTGCGCGACGAACCGCTGTTCGCCGCGCATCTGTTCCCCGTGGACTTCGGCAGCCGCACGGCCAAGGTCGAACGCCTGGCAAGGCGCCTGGCGGTAAGCGCGGTGGAGCGTGATCGTGCTGGCGGCAGCGCCCAGGCCGAACGCGAATTGATCCGTGAGAGCGGCCTGCTGACCCTGGCCGTGCCGCAGCAATACGGTGGTCAGGGCGTGGCCTGGCCGGAAATCTACCGCATCGTGCGCTACCTGGCGGCGGTGGACAGCTCACTGGCCCACCTGTTCGCCTTCCAGCACCTGCAGGTGGCCACCATTCTGCTGTTCGGCACCCCCGATCAGCAGCGCCACTGGTTGACGCGCACGGTGCAGGAGCGCTGGTTCTGGGGCAATGCCACCAATGGGCGCGACACCGGCCTCAAGCTCAGCACGCGTGAGGAACATTACGAGCTCAATGGCAGCAAATCGTTCTGCTCCGGTGCGCTCGGCGCCGATGCGCTGGTGATCAGCGCACCGCGCGGCAAGAACCCTGAGGATCGCGTATTCATCGTGCTGCCCAGCCAGCGCGAAGGCCTGGCGGTGAACAGCGACTGGGACGGCTTCGGCCAGCGTCAGACCGACAGCGGCACGGTGCAGTTCGAGCAGGTGTTCGTCGATGCCGGCGAGCTGCTTGGCCCGGTTGGCCCCAGCCCGCGTACCACCCTGCGGGCCTGCCTGTCACAGCTGATCCTCACCCAGCTTTACCTGGGGAACGCCCAGGGCGCGCTGGACGCAGCGCTGCGTTACACCCGCGAGCAGAGCCGCGCCTGGCCGGCGTCGGGCGTGGCGAATGCCAGCGACGATCCCTTCATCCAGCAGCGCTACGGTGAGCTATGGCTGCGCTACCGCAGCGCCCTGCCCCTGGCCGAGCACGCCGCACAGCGCCTGCAAGCCGCCTGGGAAAAACCGGCGCTGACAGCCGCCGAACGCGCCGAAGTGGCGCTGGCCATCAGCGAGGCCAAGGTGGTGGCGGTGCGCGCTGCCCTCGACATCACCAGCCAGATTTTCGAAGCCATGGGCGCCCGCGCTACCAGCTCGCGCTACGGCTTCGACCGCTTCTGGCGCAACGTGCGCGTGCACAGCCTGCACGACCCCATCGACTACAAGGTGCGCGACCTCGGCCACTGGCTGCTCAGCGGTCAGGGCCCACAGGCGTCGCTGTACAGCTGA
- a CDS encoding ABC transporter permease codes for MSLSPARRDDYEISLQPLPDLKLERELPLLQRLWQQGWLRKTLILLVLALIWELAARYQGNDLLLPSFLQTAKAFFEGIGSGELLEKVAISLSVLVKGYLLGIVLAFLLTTLAVSTQLGRDLLSTLTSMFNPLPAIALLPLSLLWFGLGENSLIFVLVHSVLWALALNTYAGFLGVSETQRMAGRNYGLRGLRFVLFILIPAALPSILSGLKIGWAFAWRTLIAAELVFGASSGKGGLGWYIFQNRNKLYTDKVFAGLAAVILIGLLVENLVFATVERVTVKRWGMQR; via the coding sequence ATGAGTCTTTCCCCCGCACGCCGAGACGATTACGAAATTTCCCTGCAGCCGCTGCCGGATCTCAAGCTGGAACGTGAGCTGCCGTTGCTGCAGCGTCTGTGGCAACAGGGCTGGCTGCGCAAGACGCTGATCCTGCTGGTGCTGGCACTGATCTGGGAGCTGGCGGCACGTTACCAGGGCAATGACCTGCTACTGCCCAGCTTCCTGCAGACGGCCAAGGCTTTCTTCGAGGGCATCGGCAGCGGCGAGCTGCTGGAAAAGGTGGCGATCTCGCTGTCGGTGCTGGTCAAGGGTTATCTGCTCGGCATCGTCCTGGCCTTCCTGCTCACCACCCTGGCGGTGTCGACCCAACTGGGCCGCGACCTGCTGTCGACCCTGACCTCGATGTTCAACCCGCTGCCGGCCATCGCGCTGCTGCCGCTGTCGCTGCTGTGGTTCGGCCTGGGCGAGAACAGCCTGATATTCGTGCTGGTGCATTCGGTGCTCTGGGCACTGGCGCTGAACACCTACGCCGGCTTTCTCGGCGTCTCCGAGACCCAGCGCATGGCCGGGCGCAACTACGGCCTCAGGGGCCTGCGCTTCGTGCTGTTCATCCTGATTCCGGCAGCGCTGCCGTCGATCCTCTCGGGGTTGAAGATCGGCTGGGCCTTTGCCTGGCGCACGCTGATCGCCGCCGAGCTGGTGTTCGGCGCCTCCAGCGGCAAGGGCGGCCTGGGCTGGTACATCTTCCAGAACCGTAACAAGCTGTACACCGACAAGGTCTTCGCCGGCCTGGCAGCGGTGATCCTGATTGGCCTGCTGGTGGAGAACCTGGTGTTCGCCACGGTCGAGCGGGTGACCGTCAAGCGCTGGGGGATGCAGCGCTGA
- a CDS encoding ABC transporter ATP-binding protein: MNAALQGHTASIVSPGVFDTVLQVEKVSLEYRTPQRVVRATHEVSFEVDRADRFVLLGPSGCGKSTLLKAVAGFIEPVGGRIRLDGAEVREPGPDRIVVFQEFDQLPPWKTVKQNVMFPLLASRTLGRKEAEERALHYLGKVGLAAFADAYPHTLSGGMKARVAIARALAMQPKILLMDEPFAALDALTRRKMQEELLALWEEVRFTLLFVTHSIEEALIVGNRILLLSPHPGRVRAEVGSHQFDLHSLGGTAFQQTAHRIHRLLFEADSEEGARAAAELGFHDIRIAY; this comes from the coding sequence ATGAATGCCGCTCTGCAAGGCCATACGGCCAGCATTGTCAGTCCTGGCGTATTCGACACCGTGCTGCAGGTGGAGAAGGTCAGCCTCGAATACCGCACCCCGCAGCGCGTGGTGCGCGCCACCCACGAAGTGAGCTTCGAGGTGGATCGCGCCGACCGTTTCGTGCTGCTTGGCCCTTCGGGGTGCGGCAAGTCCACGCTGCTCAAGGCCGTGGCCGGTTTTATCGAGCCGGTCGGCGGCCGCATTCGCCTGGATGGCGCCGAGGTGCGCGAGCCCGGCCCGGATCGCATCGTGGTGTTCCAGGAATTCGACCAGTTGCCACCGTGGAAGACGGTCAAGCAGAACGTCATGTTTCCACTGCTGGCCTCGCGCACTCTGGGGCGCAAGGAGGCCGAAGAACGGGCCCTGCATTATCTGGGGAAGGTCGGCCTGGCCGCCTTTGCCGACGCTTACCCGCACACCCTGTCCGGCGGCATGAAGGCACGCGTGGCCATCGCCCGCGCACTGGCCATGCAGCCGAAGATCCTGCTGATGGACGAGCCCTTCGCCGCGCTCGACGCGCTGACCCGCCGCAAGATGCAGGAAGAGCTTTTGGCGCTGTGGGAGGAGGTGCGCTTCACCCTGTTGTTCGTCACCCATTCCATCGAGGAAGCGTTGATCGTCGGCAATCGCATCCTGCTGCTATCGCCGCATCCGGGGCGGGTGCGGGCGGAGGTGGGCAGCCATCAGTTCGACCTGCACAGCCTGGGTGGTACAGCGTTCCAGCAGACCGCACACCGCATCCATCGCCTGTTGTTCGAGGCGGACAGCGAGGAGGGCGCACGCGCCGCTGCCGAGCTGGGCTTCCATGACATCCGCATTGCCTACTGA
- a CDS encoding ABC transporter substrate-binding protein, giving the protein MSLGKRFPFIPRFGRLASGIGLSLSLLAGSLAAPQTAQAEGQIRIAEQFGIVYLLLNVVRDQQLIEKHGKADGLEIEVDWQQLSGGAAINDALLSGVIDIAGAGIGPLLTVWDRTHGKQNVKGVASLGNFPYYLLSNNPKVKTIADFTEKDRIAVPAVGVSVQSRFLQYAAAKQWGDKAFDRLDKYTVALPHPDATASLLSGGTELTGHFSNPPFQNQALENPNVHVVLDTYELLGPNSPTVLYTTEKFRNDNPRTYKAFVAALAEAADFAQNDKGAAADTYIRVTGAKISREELLKIIDNERFQFSVTPTNTYPLAEFLQRVGAIKHKPASWQDYFFADPAIGEGS; this is encoded by the coding sequence ATGTCTCTAGGTAAACGCTTTCCCTTCATTCCACGTTTTGGCCGGCTGGCCAGCGGTATCGGTCTTTCCCTGAGCCTGCTGGCAGGCTCGCTGGCAGCACCTCAGACGGCGCAGGCCGAGGGGCAGATTCGCATCGCCGAGCAGTTCGGTATCGTCTACCTGCTGCTCAATGTGGTGCGTGACCAGCAGTTGATCGAGAAACACGGCAAGGCCGACGGCCTGGAGATCGAGGTCGACTGGCAGCAGCTCTCCGGCGGCGCGGCGATCAACGATGCGCTGCTGTCCGGCGTCATCGACATTGCCGGTGCCGGCATCGGCCCGCTGCTCACCGTCTGGGATCGCACCCACGGCAAGCAGAACGTCAAGGGCGTGGCCTCGCTGGGCAACTTCCCCTATTACCTGCTGAGCAACAACCCCAAGGTCAAGACCATCGCCGACTTCACCGAGAAGGATCGCATCGCCGTGCCGGCGGTGGGCGTCTCGGTGCAGTCGCGCTTCCTCCAGTACGCCGCTGCCAAGCAGTGGGGCGACAAGGCGTTCGACCGCCTCGACAAGTACACCGTGGCGCTGCCGCACCCGGATGCCACGGCCTCGCTGTTGTCTGGCGGCACCGAGCTGACCGGGCACTTTTCCAACCCGCCGTTCCAGAACCAGGCGCTGGAAAACCCCAATGTGCATGTGGTGCTCGACACCTACGAGCTGCTCGGCCCGAATTCGCCGACCGTGCTCTACACCACCGAGAAATTCCGCAACGACAACCCCAGAACCTACAAGGCTTTCGTCGCTGCACTGGCCGAGGCTGCCGATTTCGCCCAGAACGACAAGGGTGCGGCCGCCGACACCTACATCCGCGTGACCGGCGCCAAGATCAGCCGCGAGGAGCTGCTGAAGATCATCGACAACGAGCGCTTCCAGTTCAGCGTGACGCCGACCAACACCTACCCGCTGGCCGAGTTCCTCCAGCGCGTTGGGGCGATCAAGCACAAGCCGGCCTCCTGGCAGGACTACTTCTTCGCAGATCCCGCCATCGGCGAGGGAAGCTGA